The DNA window GATCGAGCTGTTCAAGCCGTTCGTGATGAAGCGACTGGTCGACCTCAGCCACGCGCAGAACATCAAGTCCGCCAAGCGGATGGTCGAGCGCGCCGTACGCCCCGAGGTCTGGGACGTGCTCGAGGAGGTCATCGCCGAGCACCCGGTGCTGCTCAACCGGGCACCCACGCTCCACCGCCTCGGCATCCAGGCCTTCGAGCCCCAGCTGATCGAGGGCAAGGCCATCCAGATCCACCCGCTCGTCTGCACGGCGTTCAACGCCGACTTCGACGGTGACCAGATGGCGGTGCACCTGCCGTTGTCGGCCGAGGCCCAGGCCGAGGCGCGGATCCTGATGCTGTCGACCAACAACATCCTCAAGCCGTCCGACGGCCGACCGGTCACCATGCCTACCCAGGACATGATCATCGGGCTGTTCTTCATGACCTCCGACCGCCCCGGCGGCGGTGGCGAGGGTCGCGGCTTCTCCTCGGTGGCCGAGGCGATCATGGCCTACGACCGCAAGGAGATCGCGCTGCAGAGCGTGATCAAGATCCGGTCCGTCGACGTCGTCCCGCCCATGGAGCACCCCGAGTTCGACGGCACGCTCAAGACGCTGACGCTCGAGACGACGCTGGGCCGCGCGCTCTTCAACGAGACGCTCCCGGTCGACTACCCCTACGTCAACTACGAGGTGGGCAAGAAGGCCCTCGGCGCGATCGTCAACGACCTCGCCGAGCGCTACACCAAGGTCGAGGTCGCCGCCTCGCTCGACGCCCTCAAGGAGGCCGGCTTCTACTGGGCCACGCACTCCGGTGTCACGGTCTCGATCGACGACGTGGTCACGCCCGACAACAAGGTCGAGATCCTGGCCGAGTTCGAGGTCAAGGCCGCCAAGATCCAGAAGCAGTTCGAGCGTGGTCTGGTCACCGACGAGGAGCGCCGCCAGGAGCTCATCGAGATCTGGACCGAGGCCTCCAACATGGTCGGCAAGGCCATGGAGGTGAACTTCGAGGACAACAACCGGACCAACCCCATCTTCGTGATGGTCAGCTCCGGTGCCTCGGGCAACATGAACCAGATCCGCCAGGTCGCGGCCATGCGTGGTCTCGTGGCCAACCCCAAGGGCGAGATCATCCCGCGGCCGATCAAGTCCAACTTCCGCGAGGGCCTGACCGTTCTCGAGTACTTCATCGCCACCCACGGTGCCCGCAAGGGTCTGGCCGACACGGCGCTGCGTACGGCCGACTCGGGCTACCTGACCCGTCGTCTGGTCGACGTGTCGCAGGACGTCATCATCCGTGAGGACGACTGCGGCACCGAGCGCGGTCTGCCCAAGGTCATCGGCGTGCGCGGCGACGACGGCGTGGTCCGCAAGGACGAGAACGCCGAGACCGCCGCCTACGCCCGGTCCGCGGCCACCGAGGTCACCCACCCCGACTCCGGCGAGGTCCTCGTCGAGGCGGGCGGCGACCTGGGCGACGTCAAGATCGGCGAGCTCATCGCGGCCGGCATCGAGACGGTCAAGGTCCGCTCCGTGCTGACCTGCGACGCCAAGACCGGCACGTGCGCCAAGTGCTACGGCCGCTCGCTGGCCACCGGCAAGCTCGTCGACATCGGTGAGGCGGTCGGCATCATCGCCGCCCAGTCGATCGGTGAGCCCGGCACGCAGCTCACGATGCGTACCTTCCACACCGGTGGCTCAGCCTCGGCCGACGACATCACGCAGGGTCTGCCCCGCGTGGTCGAGCTCTTCGAGGCCCGGGTGCCCAAGGGTCTCTCGCCCATCGCCGAGGCCGCTGGCCGCGTCGAGATCGACGAGACCGACAAGGCGCGCAAGATCCTGATCACGCCCGACGACGGTTCCGAGGTCCAGGAGTACCCCGTCAGCAAGCGCTCGCGCCTGCTGGTCGCCGACGGCGAGCACATCGAGGTCGGTCAGAAGCTGATCGTCGGCACCGAGTCCCCGCAGGACGTGCTGCGCATCCTCGGTGTCCGCAAGGCCCAGGAGCACCTGGTCGACGAGGTCCAGCGCGTCTACCGCTCGCAGGGCGTGGCGATCCACGACAAGCACATCGAGATCATCGTGCGGCAGATGCTGCGCCGGGTCACGGTCATCGAGTCGGGCGAGACCAACCTGCTCCCGTCCGACCTGGTCGACCGGGTCAAGTTCGAGGAGGAGAACCGCCGCGTGGTCTCCGAGGGCAGCAAGCCGGCCTCCGGTCGACCGGTCCTCATGGGCATCACCAAGGCCTCGCTCGCCACGGAGTCGTGGCTCTCGGCGGCCTCCTTCCAGGAGACCACCCGGGTGCTCACCGACGCCGCGATCCACGGTCGCTCCGACAGCCTGCGTGGCCTGAAGGAGAACGTGATCATCGGCAAGCTCATCCCGGCCGGTACCGGCCTGGAGCGCTACCGCAACATCCGGGTCGAGCCGACCGAGGAGGCCCGCGCCGCGGCGTACTCCGTCACCGGCTACGACTCCTACGACTACGAGTTCGGCAACGCCGGCTCCGGTCAGGCCGTGGCGCTCGACGACTTCGACTTCGGTTCCTACCAGAACTGAGCGCGCCGAGAGGGCCGAGCTTGCTCGGCCCTCTCGGACCACGCGCGAAGGTTGAGGAGAGCTCGGCCGGACGCGAGCTTGCTCGCGGCCGGCGACTCGTCTCGAAACCACGCTCGTAGCCGTCTTCACGGTGACCCGTCGCCCATGGGCGACGGGTCACCGTCGTTTTTCGGCTCTTCTCAGGTTCGGGCGGCAACTCCGGTGGCCCGATGTCGGTCTCATCCTGTGTGGCCCCGACGGGGCCGAGGAGGAGGAACCGAGACATGAACATCCTGACCA is part of the Nocardioides plantarum genome and encodes:
- a CDS encoding DNA-directed RNA polymerase subunit beta'; its protein translation is MLDVNFFDQLKIGLATADDIRTWSHGEVKKPETINYRTLKPERDGLFCEKIFGPTRDWECYCGKYKRVRFKGIICERCGVEVTRSKVRRERMGHIELAAPVTHIWYFKGVPSRLGYLLDLAPKDLEKVIYFAAYMITSVDEDARHRDLSSLEAKVQQQREMLEKRRDSALDDRAKKEEDDLAALEAEGAKADQKRKVRDGAEREKTQLRKRSEIEIDRLNAVWDTFKSLKVQDLMGDELLYREMKNWFGKYFEGHMGAAAIQKRLENFDIEAEVESLRDTIANGKGQKKVRALKRLKVVDAFRKTGNEPRGMVLDAVPVIPPDLRPMVQLDGGRFATSDLNDLYRRVINRNNRLKRLLDLGAPEIIVNNEKRMLQEAVDSLFDNGRRGRPVTGPGNRPLKSLSDMLKGKQGRFRQNLLGKRVDYSGRSVIVSGPQLKLHQCGLPKNMAIELFKPFVMKRLVDLSHAQNIKSAKRMVERAVRPEVWDVLEEVIAEHPVLLNRAPTLHRLGIQAFEPQLIEGKAIQIHPLVCTAFNADFDGDQMAVHLPLSAEAQAEARILMLSTNNILKPSDGRPVTMPTQDMIIGLFFMTSDRPGGGGEGRGFSSVAEAIMAYDRKEIALQSVIKIRSVDVVPPMEHPEFDGTLKTLTLETTLGRALFNETLPVDYPYVNYEVGKKALGAIVNDLAERYTKVEVAASLDALKEAGFYWATHSGVTVSIDDVVTPDNKVEILAEFEVKAAKIQKQFERGLVTDEERRQELIEIWTEASNMVGKAMEVNFEDNNRTNPIFVMVSSGASGNMNQIRQVAAMRGLVANPKGEIIPRPIKSNFREGLTVLEYFIATHGARKGLADTALRTADSGYLTRRLVDVSQDVIIREDDCGTERGLPKVIGVRGDDGVVRKDENAETAAYARSAATEVTHPDSGEVLVEAGGDLGDVKIGELIAAGIETVKVRSVLTCDAKTGTCAKCYGRSLATGKLVDIGEAVGIIAAQSIGEPGTQLTMRTFHTGGSASADDITQGLPRVVELFEARVPKGLSPIAEAAGRVEIDETDKARKILITPDDGSEVQEYPVSKRSRLLVADGEHIEVGQKLIVGTESPQDVLRILGVRKAQEHLVDEVQRVYRSQGVAIHDKHIEIIVRQMLRRVTVIESGETNLLPSDLVDRVKFEEENRRVVSEGSKPASGRPVLMGITKASLATESWLSAASFQETTRVLTDAAIHGRSDSLRGLKENVIIGKLIPAGTGLERYRNIRVEPTEEARAAAYSVTGYDSYDYEFGNAGSGQAVALDDFDFGSYQN